Proteins found in one Hypericibacter terrae genomic segment:
- a CDS encoding UDP-N-acetylmuramoylalanyl-D-glutamyl-2,6-diaminopimelate--D-alanyl-D-alanine ligase, whose translation MSAAAKPVLWTAAEAAKASAGLLEGAAAWAATGVSIDSRTVEAGDLFVALKGPSFDGHDYIARALAAGAVAALVHRRPEGLDANAPLLLVDETLAGLERMGQAARERSRAKRIGVTGSVGKTGTKEALKTVLSDQAPTFAAVGSFNNQWGVPLTLARMPRETVYGVFELGMNHAGELGPLSRQVRPEVTIITTIEAVHMAFFASVEAIADAKAEIFEGMDPSGVVILNRDNAQFERLAAQARRRGIKRIIGFGTHAEATSRLLDCSLQATCSAVSAVIEGERLDYCIGAPGQHWVMNSLAVLAAVKSAGADLGQAAAAFSRVTPPKGRGQRSHVMLPAQRGGGSVELIDESYNASPAAMRAAFRVLAQAKPRNGGRRIAVLGDMRELGEQSAELHAGLGPDLIASGAQQVFTVGPFMTNLDTALPATLRAAHAESSAEIIAPVLATLKPGDVVLVKGSLGTRMAPIVEAIKAMGASAPMPRAANGN comes from the coding sequence ATGAGCGCCGCCGCGAAACCGGTGCTCTGGACCGCCGCCGAAGCGGCCAAGGCTTCCGCGGGCCTGCTGGAAGGCGCCGCCGCCTGGGCGGCAACCGGCGTCTCGATCGACAGCCGCACGGTCGAGGCCGGCGATCTCTTCGTCGCCCTCAAGGGTCCCAGCTTCGACGGTCATGACTATATTGCCCGGGCGCTTGCCGCCGGTGCCGTGGCCGCCCTGGTCCATCGCCGCCCCGAGGGGCTCGACGCCAACGCGCCGCTGCTGCTGGTCGACGAGACCCTGGCGGGCCTCGAGCGGATGGGCCAGGCGGCGCGCGAGCGGTCCAGGGCGAAGCGCATCGGCGTCACTGGCAGCGTCGGCAAGACCGGGACCAAGGAAGCGCTCAAGACCGTGCTCTCCGACCAGGCCCCGACCTTCGCGGCCGTCGGCAGCTTCAACAATCAATGGGGCGTGCCCCTGACGCTGGCGCGGATGCCGCGCGAGACGGTCTATGGCGTGTTCGAGCTCGGCATGAACCATGCCGGCGAGCTCGGCCCCCTGTCGCGCCAGGTCCGCCCCGAGGTCACGATCATCACCACGATCGAGGCCGTCCATATGGCGTTCTTCGCCTCGGTCGAGGCGATCGCGGACGCCAAGGCCGAAATCTTCGAAGGCATGGACCCCAGCGGGGTCGTGATCCTCAATCGCGACAACGCCCAGTTCGAGCGCCTCGCCGCCCAGGCGCGCCGTCGCGGGATCAAGCGCATCATCGGCTTCGGCACCCATGCCGAGGCGACCTCGCGGCTCCTCGACTGCTCGCTCCAGGCCACCTGCAGCGCCGTCTCCGCGGTCATCGAAGGCGAGCGGCTCGACTATTGCATCGGCGCGCCGGGCCAGCATTGGGTCATGAACAGTCTGGCCGTCCTCGCCGCCGTCAAATCCGCCGGCGCCGATCTGGGCCAGGCCGCAGCCGCCTTCTCGCGCGTCACCCCGCCCAAGGGCCGCGGCCAGCGCAGCCATGTGATGCTCCCGGCCCAGCGCGGTGGCGGCAGCGTCGAGCTGATCGACGAAAGCTACAATGCCAGCCCCGCCGCGATGCGGGCAGCCTTCCGGGTGCTGGCCCAGGCCAAGCCCCGGAACGGCGGACGGCGCATCGCCGTGCTGGGCGACATGCGCGAGCTGGGGGAACAGAGCGCCGAGCTCCATGCGGGGCTCGGTCCCGACCTGATCGCCTCGGGCGCACAGCAGGTCTTCACCGTCGGCCCCTTCATGACGAACCTGGATACGGCTCTGCCGGCGACTCTGCGCGCCGCTCACGCCGAATCGAGCGCCGAGATCATCGCGCCGGTGCTGGCCACGCTGAAGCCCGGCGACGTCGTCCTGGTCAAGGGATCGCTCGGCACCCGCATGGCGCCGATCGTCGAAGCCATCAAGGCCATGGGCGCCTCGGCGCCAATGCCGCGCGCCGCGAACGGCAACTAG
- a CDS encoding UDP-N-acetylmuramoyl-L-alanyl-D-glutamate--2,6-diaminopimelate ligase, whose translation MRLKDLLEERKTDVATAAAEIEIKGLSADSRRVEPGYLFAALPGSRADGRVYIIDALKRGASAILAPFDTDLPPEIGRVPVILDDNPRRRLALMAARFYRKQPKTIAAVTGTSGKTSTAHFTRQLWTLLGFRAGSLGTLGVVAPGHDHSGALTTPDPIELHRLLAELAQGGIDHLALEASSHGIDQFRLDGVKLKAAAFTNLTHEHLDYHGTMARYFRAKARLFEQLLPGTGTAVLNADSDQFEPLLAICKQRGLATIAFGKAGKDLTLVDRTLLPEGQRLVLDIFGQRTELMFPVAGGFQAYNALTALGLVIGCGADPARATAELSQLSGVHGRIELVARHPSGATILVDYSHKPEALRTILNELRPLARNRLVVVFGCGGDRDRAKRPVMGAIATELADRVIVTDDNPRSEDPAAIRAEIMAAAPGAREIGDRALAIRTAVGELEAGDLLVIAGKGHETGQIVGSVTHPFDDAEVARAAAIAVGGRKIGGGA comes from the coding sequence GTGCGGCTCAAGGACCTCCTGGAGGAACGGAAGACGGACGTGGCGACGGCGGCGGCGGAAATCGAGATCAAGGGTTTGAGCGCGGACTCGCGTCGCGTGGAGCCCGGCTATTTGTTCGCCGCCCTGCCGGGGTCGCGCGCCGACGGGCGCGTCTACATCATCGATGCGCTAAAGCGCGGCGCCAGCGCGATCCTGGCGCCCTTCGACACCGACCTGCCGCCCGAGATCGGCCGCGTTCCGGTCATCCTCGACGACAATCCGCGCCGGCGCCTGGCGCTCATGGCGGCGCGCTTCTATCGCAAGCAGCCCAAGACCATCGCCGCCGTCACCGGTACCAGCGGCAAGACCTCGACCGCGCATTTCACGCGCCAGCTCTGGACGCTGCTAGGCTTCCGCGCCGGCAGTCTCGGCACGCTGGGCGTCGTCGCCCCCGGCCATGACCATTCCGGCGCCTTGACGACGCCCGACCCGATCGAGCTGCATCGCCTTCTGGCCGAGCTGGCCCAGGGCGGCATCGATCACCTGGCACTCGAAGCCTCGAGCCATGGCATCGACCAGTTCCGCCTCGACGGGGTGAAGCTGAAGGCCGCGGCCTTCACCAACCTCACCCACGAGCATCTCGACTATCACGGAACCATGGCGCGCTATTTCCGCGCCAAGGCGCGGCTGTTCGAGCAGCTGCTGCCAGGCACCGGGACGGCCGTGCTCAATGCCGACAGCGACCAGTTCGAGCCCCTGCTCGCGATCTGCAAGCAGCGCGGCCTCGCCACCATCGCCTTCGGCAAGGCCGGCAAGGACCTGACGCTGGTCGACCGCACCCTGCTGCCGGAAGGCCAGCGCCTGGTCCTCGACATCTTCGGCCAGCGCACCGAGCTCATGTTCCCGGTCGCCGGCGGCTTCCAGGCCTATAACGCCCTGACGGCGCTGGGGCTCGTCATCGGCTGCGGCGCCGATCCCGCCCGCGCCACCGCCGAGCTGTCGCAGCTGAGCGGAGTCCATGGCCGCATCGAGCTGGTGGCCCGCCATCCGAGCGGCGCCACGATCCTGGTGGACTATTCGCACAAGCCCGAGGCGCTGCGCACGATCCTCAACGAGCTTCGGCCCCTCGCCCGCAACCGCCTCGTGGTGGTGTTCGGCTGCGGCGGCGATCGCGATCGCGCCAAGCGACCGGTGATGGGCGCCATCGCCACCGAGCTGGCGGACCGGGTCATCGTGACCGACGACAATCCGCGCAGCGAGGATCCGGCCGCCATTCGCGCCGAGATCATGGCGGCGGCCCCCGGTGCGCGCGAGATCGGTGACCGGGCTCTCGCCATCCGCACCGCCGTCGGCGAGCTCGAGGCGGGCGATCTCCTCGTCATCGCCGGCAAGGGCCATGAGACCGGCCAGATCGTCGGCTCGGTCACGCATCCCTTCGACGATGCGGAGGTGGCGCGCGCCGCCGCCATCGCCGTCGGCGGACGCAAAATCGGGGGTGGCGCATGA